In Miscanthus floridulus cultivar M001 chromosome 8, ASM1932011v1, whole genome shotgun sequence, the sequence ATTTATTTTTAACATAGAAGTTCATTTATCAAACCACAAATATAGATTCCATCCCAAGGAGTACTCTGACGACTAGGTAAAAACTGAAGCATCATAAAAAAAAAGGTAAGACTAGGTCAACTACCAAAGAAAGTCATATTTGACCAAAAAATGTATATACTCATATAAATGAAATCATATATGAGTCATCCTATTTCTGCTAAGCTGAAAATCGATGCAAATGCCTAGTTAACAAGCTTCATATTgctataattttttaaaatttcttgtaCTCAATTTGGATGCGAGTCTtaatataatttttatttttctatgtacACGCAAATTGAAAGAAGTGAACAAGAAGGGACAAAATATTTTGTATTTTATGGTGCGGGAGATATTATTATATATCCATGGCTCTGAGATGTTTACTTATTTAAGAAAGATTAGTGAACTGGATTATAGATTAAAGAGCAAATAACTGTTGTATCTATGGTTCTTTATTCTAAAAATAGAAAGCGCGAGAAAAGAAAAGAGGATAGGAAGGAGATAACAACAATATGAATAGCAGACTAGCAACTTGTTAGAGTAAACAAGCAAAAGAAGATTAGAGAACTGGACAGGTGAACAGGTCTCACAAATGTTgactaaaaataaaaaacaagtaAGATGCATAACTGAACTGGTCAGAAAAATAAAAGGCAAAAAAGGTCCCTTGCAGTAATCTGTAAATGATAGACACAAATAAGCTATATCTAGTAAGCTAAACAAAGGTCCCTTGCAGTAATCTATAAATGATAGACACAAATAAGCTATAGCTGGTAAGCTAAACAACCTCCAGGCTCATTTCATGCAACAAGGAAAAAGATAGAGAATTATCCAGGGGAGCCGATCATAGATCGATTTTAATGGCAGATGAGATCATGCCCTGTTGCTGCAGCAGTGCTGTACCACTGTTTTGCACGAAAACAATGTAGAGAACGAAATTAAATACAAAAGTTGCTATGTGCATATAAACTTAAAAAACACATGACCTGAAAGTACCTCAACTTGCATCTTCGTGCAAATAGATTCCAGATCCATGAGTAAAAAGATCAGGATCAGACAATCTACTTTAGGGTCTTGGATCTACATATAACAGGGGAAAGTCACATTGCCAATCAATCATTAATACACATCCCCAACAGTAAAAGGGACCAAAATTGGGGTATCGAATGAGTCAAGAGATGGGTACCATACCAGGGAACGGTTCGGGTGGGCGATTCTCCTCGTACGGTCGTCGCGTTGCGCCCCTGAAGAAGAGGATGCCGATGGCATCGCGACAGGAAAGAGGGCAGCGCCTATGAGGCTGCGGATAAGGTGAGGCCGCCGCAACCGCCGTCGAGTCACGCAGAGGGGCTCTGGAGGGACCGACGCCGCCAGTTGTAGACGGGTGCTGCAGGTATGGCGaggacgccgccgtcgccgtcgaatCCCTCAGGCAAGGTAGGTGCCGATAAaacgcggccgccgc encodes:
- the LOC136471486 gene encoding uncharacterized protein — translated: MPSASSSSGAQRDDRTRRIAHPNRSLIQDPKVDCLILIFLLMDLESICTKMQVEVAMDDHAAGSRTIEKFQLAMSNLKAKVFW